In Acidaminococcus fermentans DSM 20731, one genomic interval encodes:
- a CDS encoding CarD family transcriptional regulator: protein MFTVGDKVLYPMHGAAVIKNVEQKQIDGHPVNYFVLKMLLSDMKVLIPEVNVDKIGLRPIVNKAILPKVEDVLKARPENKMKRITWNRRYNMYVDKMKTGDIFEVADVVRTLAVQETEKKLSAGERRLLTTAKQILLSEFMLVESVDEEKSEKWLDQFV from the coding sequence ATGTTTACAGTGGGAGACAAGGTGCTGTACCCCATGCATGGGGCAGCTGTGATAAAGAATGTGGAGCAGAAGCAGATCGACGGCCATCCGGTGAATTATTTCGTACTGAAGATGCTGCTCAGCGATATGAAGGTCCTGATCCCGGAAGTCAATGTGGATAAAATCGGGCTCCGCCCCATTGTGAACAAAGCCATTCTCCCCAAGGTGGAGGATGTGCTGAAGGCCCGCCCGGAAAACAAGATGAAGCGGATCACCTGGAACCGCCGGTACAACATGTACGTGGATAAAATGAAGACCGGGGACATCTTTGAAGTGGCCGATGTGGTCCGGACCCTGGCCGTACAGGAAACGGAAAAGAAACTGTCCGCCGGAGAACGGCGGCTGCTGACCACCGCCAAGCAGATCCTCCTCAGCGAATTCATGCTGGTGGAAAGCGTGGACGAAGAAAAAAGTGAAAAGTGGCTGGATCAATTTGTCTGA